Below is a genomic region from Microbulbifer sp. ALW1.
GAGCTACTTTCTGTCCTCTGATATCAGCGAGTTTCGCCAATGGCGCACCAAGCTCGACGACGACCTGAAGGCAGGCAACGTGGATCGCGGCTTCGAGATCTACAACCGCTACCGCATGCGGGTTTCCGACCGGCTCAATAACATACTCTCGCAGCTCGACGGCGGCCTGCCGAAGTTCGACTTCAGCAAAGAAGAGTCTCTTGAGCTGGATCGGGAAAAGAGCGACTGGCCCCAGTCCATCAGCGCTGCCGATGACCTCTGGCGCAAGCGTCTCAAGTCCAGTGTGCTGAACTTGCGCCTGACCGATAAAAGCGACGAGGAAATCGCCGACCTGCTGCAGCGCCGTTATAAGGGCCAGCTCAAACGTCTCGGCCAGCAGAATTCCGACGATGTTTTCGAGCTCTACATGAACTCCCTGACCCGTCTGTACGACCCACACAGCAACTACCTCTCTCCGCGCTCGCTGGAAAACTTCAATATGAGCATGTCGCTGTCGCTGGAAGGTATCGGCGCGGTGCTACAGATGGAAGATGAGTACACCAAGGTTGCACGCCTGGTCGCAGGCGGTCCCGCCGACCGTACTGGCAAGGTGAAGCCCAACGACAAAATCGTTGCCGTGGGCCAGGACAAAGAAGGTGAGATGGTCGACGTCGTCGGCTGGCGCCTGGACGATGTTGTGGACCTGATCCGCGGTTCGGCCGGCACCTATGTGCGCCTCGAAACCATTCCCACTGGTGGCGATGGCACCCATCGCACCATCACTATCCAGCGCAGCAAAGTGAAACTGGAAGACCAGGCAGCCAAAAAAGCGACCTTCGAGTTTTCCGATGGTGAGCAAAGCTACAAAATCGGTGTAATCAATCTGCCCACCTTCTACATCGATTTCGAGGCCTATCGCCGCCGCGACCCCAACTACAAGAGCACCACCCGGGATGTGGCGCGCCTGCTGGACGAGCTGCAGAAAGAAGGCGTCGATGGCGTGATTCTGGATCTGCGTAACAACGGTGGCGGCTCCCTGCAGGAAGCCACCATGTTGACCGACCTGTTCATCGACCAGGGGCCGGTAGTTCAAATTCGTCACGCCAATGAGCAGATTTCCCGTCACAACCGCTCGCGCTCACGCGCCATGTACCGCGGCCCGTTGATGGTACTGATCAATCGACTGTCCGCGTCTGCATCCGAGATTTTTGCCGGTGCGATTCAGGACTACAACCGCGGCCTTGTGGTCGGCAATCAGTCGTTCGGTAAAGGCACCGTACAGACCATGGCACCGCTGAAAGAAGGCCAGCTGAAGATTACCCAGTCCAAGTTCTACCGGGTTTCCGGCGACAGCACCCAGCACGCAGGGGTATCCCCGGATATCAGTATGCCGCAGCTGATCGATAGCGAGAGCGTGGGTGAAAGTGCTTATGACACCGCCCTGCCCTGGGATCGCATCCACGCGGTGCGCCACGCCAAGTACTTCAACTTGAAAGAACTGGTACCGGAACTGTCCCGTAAACACGAGAAGCGCACTTCCGTTGACCCGGACTTTGTATTCCTGCGCGAGCAGTTCAAATACCAGACCGACCGCGCCAACAAGAAGTTTGTATCGCTGAACGAGCAAGCCCGAATCCAGGAGCGAGAAGACCTGAACCAGGAAGTTCTGGCGATGGAAAACAAGCGCCGGGCTGCCAAGGGTCTGGAGCCCTACGAGAGCTTTGAAGCACTGGAAAAAAGCGAGTCGGAAGATACTGAAACAGTAGGTGGCCCTACCGAAATCACACTGGAAGACGATCCGGTACTGAATGAAGCGGGCTTTATCATGGCGGACTTTGTCGGCCTAAAAAAGCACAAAAGCGCCCCTCAGGTAGCTAATTTCGATTAGCGAACCTGCGCCATAAAACGAGCTCGCCGGGCATGTTTGCCCAATAAAAGAAGCCGGTAACACACCATATCGCCAAAGCCCACTACCCTTGTGGGCTTTGGCTTTTATCATTTCCGGGGAGGGAAAATGAAAGTTGTATCCTTTAACGTAAACAGTATCCGCGCTCGTTTGCACCAGCTGGAAGCACTGGTACAGACCCAGTCGCCAGACATCATTGGCCTGCAGGAAACCAAAGTCACCGACGAGGACTTCCCGGAAGACGTGGTGCGCGACCTGGGTTATGAAGTGATTTACTTCGGCCAGAAGACCCACTACGGCGTCGCCCTGCTCTCCCGCTATCCCTTCCTGAAAAAACAATACGGTTACCCCACCGATGCAGAAGACGCCCAGCGTCGACTGGTGGCAGGCCAGTTTGATATCGGTGCGGCACAACCACTGACCGTGATCAACGGTTACTTCCCGCAAGGGGAAAACCGCGATCACCCGATCAAGTTTCCCGCCAAGCAGAAGTACTACGCCGATCTGGACAATTACTTGAACAGTGAGTGCGACAAGAATGCACCAGTACTGGTAATTGGCGACGTGAACGTTTCGCCTACCGACCTGGACATCGGCATCGGTGAGCCCAATCGCAAACGCTGGCTGCGAGATGGCAAATGCAGCTTCCTGCCAGAAGAGCGCGAGTGGCTGGAGAAAATCCAGAACTGGGGACTGGTGGATACCTTCCGCGCCCAGAACCCGGAAACCAATGATCTGTTCAGCTGGTTTGATTACCGCAGTAAAGGCTTCGACCGCGAGCCCCGCCGCGGCCTGCGCATTGACCTGATCCTGGCCAGCCAGTCATTGGCAGACAACTGTATCGCTACCGGCATCGACTACGATATTCGCGGTATGGAGCGGCCTTCTGACCACGCGCCAGTATGGGCTGAGTTCAAAGTCTGATCTGCCCTTTCAAGAGCACGGGACTTACCTGTGCTCTTGCCTCCATCTCAATATCTTCCCCCGGCGGCCTTTCCTAACGGCCTGTCCTAGCGCGCTTTCTAACGCCCCCTACAAGCACCCTCCCTCACTCACTCATCTGACAAAACAGTTGAAACTTCACCTATTCAATTTTTCGCATATCTGATATTTCATATATCTGAATTTTCATATATGGTTGCCCGGCATCCTGATATGAGGCCCAGCGTGAACCCAGTTTCGATCTACAAATGTCTCGCCGATGACACCCGGCTTCGATGCCTCCTACTGATCGCCAGCGAAGATGAACTCTGTGTATGCGAATTGATGGCGGCGCTGAATGAAAGCCAACCGAAAATCTCGCGGCATTTAGCGCAGCTGCGCCAGTGTGACCTGCTTGTGGATCGGCGACAGGGCCAGTGGGTTTTCTATCGCCTGAACCCGTCGTTACCATCCTGGGTAAAGCAGGTACTGGAGACCACACTGGACGCCAATCCGGGCTTTATCGCACCAAATGCAACGGCCCTCACACAAATGCAAAGCCGCCCTACCCGGGATGGCCTTTGTGGCTAACGCCACCCACGATTCAATACGCAAAATCTAAAGGAATGACCAATCCGTGAAACTGCTGTTTATCTGCACCCATAACCGTTGCCGCAGTGTTTTGAGTGAAGCGGTTACCAATCACGCCGCCAGTGGTCGACTGGAGGCGCGCAGTGCCGGCAGCCAGCCTTCCGGAGTCGTGCACCCTCTATCACTGAAATACCTCCAGGCACGAGGTATCGCGACCACAGGTTTGCACAGTAAATCCTGGGACGATCTGGAAGACTGGAAGCCGGATGCTGTCATCACCGTCTGCGACAGTGCTGCCGGCGAGGCCTGCCCAATCTGGCTGGGTGACACAGTGAAAGTCCACTGGGGGCTCTCCGACCCATCCAAACTCGAAGCCAGTGACGATGAAGTGGCCGCGGCCTTTAATGAGACAATCGATATTATCGAGACTCGTGTCGCTCGCATGCTGGAAGAAAATCTGGATCAAAAGTTTGGCTCGGAATTGCTTGAGGCCCTGTTGAAATTGACTCAGGAGCAATAAGCATGGGTATCTTTGAACGCTATCTCTCGGTTTGGGTGGCGCTGAGTATTTTCGCCGGCCTGTTGCTTGGCAACCTGGCCCCGGGCCTGTTTCAAGCCATCGCGGGAATGGAAATTGCCCACATCAACCTGCCAATTGCGGTATTCATCTGGGTAATGATTTTTCCGATGATGGTCCAGGTGGACTTCTCGTCCATTCGCCATGTGGGAGACAAGCCAAAGGGCCTGGCGCTGACCCTGGTCGTCAACTGGTTGATCAAACCCTTCACTATGGCTGCCCTCGGCTGGCTGTTTTTCCGGGTGCTGTTCGCCGATCTGGTGGACCCTCAAACCGCATCTGAATACATCGCCGGTATGATCCTGCTGGGCGTCGCACCCTGTACCGCTATGGTCTTTGTCTGGAGCCAGCTGACTCGTGGCGATGCCAACTACACTCTGGTACAGGTATCGGTAAACGATGTAATAATGGTGTTTGCGTTTGCCCCGATTGCCGCCCTGCTCCTCGGGGTCAGCAATATCACGGTACCCTGGGATACGCTGGTGATCTCCGTTGTACTCTATGTCCTGCTGCCGCTTGTCGCTGGCGTTCTGACACGGCGAGTCCTGGACTCGGCCAATGACCACGAGAAACTGAACGACTTTCTGCATAAGGCAAAACCCTTCTCCGTGGCCGGTCTGCTGGCAACCGTCGTTCTGCTGTTCGGCTTCCAGGCAGAAACAATCATTGCGAATCCACTGGCCATCGTACTGATTGCCATACCGCTGCTGATCCAGACCTACGGCATTTTTGCCATCAGTTATGCCGCGGCGCACCGGATGCAATTGCCCCATAAGATCGCAGCGCCCGCCTGCATGATCGGCACTTCTAACTTTTTCGAACTGGCCGTAGCGGTAGCCATCTCCCTGTTTGGACTGCACTCCGGTGCCGCGCTGGCCACGGTGGTTGGCGTGCTGGTAGAAGTTCCGGTCATGCTATCACTGGTCGCTTTCGCAAATCGTACCCGCCACTGGTTTGGCGCTGAAGCTTGAATCCTGAGGCAACCAAGATGGACGACCTGTTAAATATTCAACCGGACTGTTTTCAAGACACCGATCTCGGTCAATTGCAGTCACCGATCCTTGAGAGCAAACCCAAGATTTTGCTGCTCTACGGATCCCTGCGCCAGCGCTCCTTTAGTCGCCTTGCGGCGGAGGAAGCACAACGGATACTGGAGTCGCTCGGCGCGGAGACTCGGATATACAATCCTTCTGGCCTGCCATTACCGGACGATACCGGTGCCGAGCACCCCAAGGTACAGGAGCTGAGAGCGCTGGCAAACTGGTGTGATGGGATGGTGTGGTCGTCGCCAGAGCGGCACGGTGCCATGACCGGGATTATGAAAGCGCAGATTGACTGGATTCCCCTCGCCCTGGAAGGCGTCAGACCGACTCAGGGTAAAACCCTCGCCGTGATGCAGGTCTGTGGCGGCTCACAGTCATTCAATGCCGTCAATCAGATGCGGGTACTTGGGCGATGGATGCGCATGGTCACGATTCCAAACCAGTCTTCCGTACCCAAAGCCTGGCTCGAGTTTGACGACAACGATCGCATGAAGCCTTCATCTTTCTACGACCGGATTGTAGACGTGATGGAGGAACTGATGAAATTCACCTACCTGCTGAAGGACAAGCGGGACTACTTCACCGACCGCTATTCCGAACGCAAAGAAACCAGTGAGGAATTCCGCAAGCGTATCGATCAGCGTTCGATGTAAAGATATAAAGATGTAAACCATTGGGAAGTATCTCCAGATATGGATACTTCCCCCCTCTTTCAGCCCACATCAGCCACCGATCAGCCGTCTTTCAAAGCAGCGGTGAGCACTGCTGCCAGTCGGGTTCCTCCCTGGCGCAAGCGCAATTCAACCACTGGCTTGTTCACTTGGTAGTAGGCTTCTCCGAGTACCTTCTGGTCAGTATAGGCATTGCGATGAGCCAGCCGGTGGGATTCCTCTGCCCAGCTTTCCGGTGTTCCCGGGGCCATAGCGGCCAGATCCTTCCTGCTCAATTGATCAACCTGGGCACTGGCAAAATCCTGCCAGTCTCCCAGAAAGCCTGCCGGCAAATAAGTGTCCCAGAGCGCGTGCAAGTTGGTTTCGAATCCGTAGAAGGTGCGCTTCGCATCATTCCCGCCGCGATCTTCCCGCAACCCCGTGTGCATTGGCTGATGCAGATCCTCAATAAAATGCACCAGGAAGAGTAACGCTTCTGCACGCTCACTCTCACGCAGGTTCTTATCCGACAGCTGCTGGCGATAGTGGTGGATTGCTTCGATGATGCACCCCTGTGAAGGGCAGTCCTGAGATTTAATGTATCCCTCCCAGGTTGTAGGCAGGTTGATATAGTGGAGCGGAGCCGCCCAGTTGTAGTTTTCATTACCGCGAATTCGATCTGCCCAGGTGCCGGCTTCCGCCAGTGACGACTCCCCTTTCACCGCAAGTAATGCAACCACTGTACGCTGGGTATCCGCATCCAGTAATTGCCAGGCAATTTCTCCCGTTGCCCGATGCGCGTCAGCACCCCAGCCAAATCCCGGCCGTGGCAACGCCACAGTCAGAACCAGAGCCATAGCGAATAGCGCTTTTCGAATAAGGTTTTGCATGGTTTCCCCGGTATCAATAACAGGTGAACGTTAGGTAAAGAAACCAACACGGATTATTTATCGTGCGTTTCAAAAGTGGGGCAACCTTACGGAGGATTTATTACAGTTTCGGTGCTCCCCATGAAACTCCTATCGGAGTAACCATTTTGCGATATCTCTGAAATTTTCCCGTCATGCCACTGCAATGGCATTTCGGAAGAATGGGCGCGCCGCCATACGGCAAGACCAATTTGAGATACACACAGGAACTGGCCGCTCAGTTCAATACAGATTTGTCGGACACCGACACGTTGATTGAGTGAATTTTCGAACAGCAGGCGCGAGACCCGCTCGAAGTCCAGTCGCAACCAAGGCCTTTCTCGGCCTAAATGGAGAGTTTCATGAAACACAGCTTTTTTCCCCGCGCCCTGTTATCGGCCGCGGTGATCACCGCCCTGGGCATTGCGCCCTCGGTTATGGCTCAACAAACCACCTCGTCCATCCGCGGTATTGTGACCAGCGAAGATGGAAAGCCGGTGGAAAATGCCACGCTAACCATCATTCACCAGCCCTCCAACAGCCGCAGTGTTATCCAGAGCAACAATAGTGGCCGCTTCAGCGTTTCCGGCCTGCGGGTGGGTGGCCCCTATAGCGTACAGGTCCAGTCCGATTCCGGTGAAGAAGTGCTGAACGGCATTTACCTCAGCCTCGGCAATGCCCTGGACCTGCCGATTGATCTGGACAACGATCGTCTTGAAGTCAACGCCGTTGAAGAGGTTGTCGTTACCGCGGAAGCGCAGGTTTATGCGAATCGCGGTTCCAGCAGTATTTTTGGTGAAGACCAGATTAACAATCTAGCCACCTTCAGCCGCGACCTCAAAGAGATAGTGCGCGCCAATCCGCTCGCCGTTGTCAGCCCGGACGGCAATGAACTGAGCATCGCCGGCACCAACCCCAAGTACAACTCCCTGACCATCGACGGTGTGGGCATCAATGATACCTTCGGCCTGCAGTCCAACGGTTATCCCACCAATCGCCCGCCCATTTCCCTGGGCGCGGTTGAGCAGATATCCATTTCTTATGCACCGTTTGATGCGCGTATGGGCAAGTTCACCGGCGGCAATATCAATGCGGTAACCAAGTCCGGCACCAATGAATTCCACGGCAGCGCCTACATGGAGTCTGTACCCTGGAGTGGAACCGCCAAAGACGACAAACTGCCTGCCGATGGCGCTGTGACCAAGTACGATATCGACAGTGAGGCGGAAACCTATGGCGCCACCTTCAGCGGCGCCCTGATTCAGGACCAGCTGTTTTTCTTCTCCTCCTATGAAAAATGGGAAGAAGATATCGCCTTCAATTACAACCTGAACACTCTGGAAAACCACGACGTTACGCCACAGGAGCTGGAGCGCGTACTGGGGATCATGCAGGACGTATACGGCCTGAGCGATTCCGTAGGCTCAGCCCCCCGCCCCGACAGTGATGAGAAATTCCTGGTAAAAGTGGACTGGAACATTGGCGACAACCACCGCGCCGACTTTACCTACAGCAATCAGGAATCCCGCTCTGCACGCAACTATACCGATAGTGACAGCACCCTGAACCTGTCTTCCAACCTGTGGACGCTGGCTCAGGATACGACTTACTACACCGGCCACCTCTTCTCCGACTGGAGCGATGTGTTCAGCACGGAAGTCAATCTGTCCTACAAGGAATACGAGCAAGCCTCTCTGACTAACTCCAACTGGGGTGAAATCAATGTAAGAACAGCCAACGGCACCATCGTTGCTGGCCAGGATGAAAACCGTCATGCCAACGTGCTTGCAAATGAAGTCTGGAACTTCGGCGTACACGGTACCTACATGGCCAATGAGGTCCAGTATCGCTTCGGTGCAGAACTTGAAGATACCTGGAACTACAACCTCTATGGTCGTCACGCCGCCGGTACCTTTTCATTCGATAGCATTGACGATTTGGAAAATCGCGAAATCGCCAGCTACCAGTACAGCAATGCCTATACCAACGACATTCAGGATATTGCCTACGATGTAAACGGCCAGACCTACTCCCTTTATGCCGATGCTACCCTGGAGCCCTTTGCGGGTTTTGAGTTGGTTGCCGGCCTGCGTTATGAAATGCTGAGCGTGGAAGATTCCCCTAACCGCAACAGCAACTTCGAAGACACCTACGGCTACGCCAACACCGAAAACCTGGATGGCCGCGACATTCTGTTACTGCGGGTTGGATTTAATTGGGACCTGCGTGAAGACCTGACAGTGCGCGGCGGTGTCGGGCGATTCAGTGGTGGTATGCCACTGGTCTGGGTGTCCAACGCCTATACCAATGACGGCGCTACCAAAGATTCCTTTTACACTACTGGCCTGGACAGCAGCTCGGTCGACCCAACTGGCATTCCTCAGGTGGCGCTGGACGCCCTGGCACCCGGTGCCGGCAGCACCAACAGTATCGACCCGGACTTCGAGCTGCCTTCCGACTGGCGCTACCAGATCGCGGCAGACTATATATTTGCAGTGCCAGGACTCGGCGATGACTTCACCTGGAGCACCGAGCTGACCTACGTGGACCGGGAGAACTCTGTTTACTGGCGCGACCTCTCCCGTGTGGACAGCGGTGAGCGCGTCGGTGACCGTATTATCTGGGACAACGTTTATGCCGGCACCGAATTCGAAGATAACTACGATTTGGAGCTGACCAACGTCGACAACGGTGGCCGCAGTATTATCTGGTCCACCGCCCTGGACAAGGCATTCAACAATGGGGTTTCTCTCAACCTGTCCTACACCCATCAGGACATTACGGAAGTAAACCCAGGCACCAGCTCCACGGCCGAGTCCAACTATCAGTACGAGGTGGTTGAAAATCGCAACGTACCATTGGAAGGCACCGCCTACTACGAAATCGAACACCGCCTGGTATTGAACCTGGGTTACCGCAAGGAGTTCATCCAGGGCTACGAAACCAACTTCAACCTGTTCGTCGAGCGCCGTTCTGGGCGCCCCTTCTCCTGGACCCTGGACTCCTACCGGGATGCCGCATTTGGTGACCAGACCAACTTTGACGATTCCGATGTATACCTGGCTTACATTCCGTCCGGTGCGGACGACCCCAATATGGATTTTGACAATGGCCTGAGCTACGCCGAGATCATGGATATGGTGCGCGCGGCCGGTGTCGAAGGAGCTGCTGGGGGATTCGTGGAAAAGTATTCTGACAATATGCCCTGGGTAACCACCATGGATCTGGCCATTACCCAGGAAGTTCCCGGGTTTATGCCGGAGCATCGGGGGCTGGTCTACCTGACCGTCGACAACTTTGCCAACCTGCTCAACGATGACTGGGGCAAAGTGTACGACCTGGAGTTCCCGCAACAGAAACTGTTCGATTTCGCGGTCAATGAAAACGGACAGTACATTTATAACGAGCCTTTCGGCGGCCTGAACAGCAAGAACTACGCGCGCTTCCAGACCGCGGAATCTACCTGGCGAGTAAAACTGGGCCTGAAATACGATTTCTGATTCGGCTTTTACTCAGGATAAAAAAATGGCCTGTCAGAGACAGGCCATTTTTCTTTGCGGCTCTGGTTGAGGCTCTGAACCTCTGAACCGGACTTATTCCTGGTTACTCACCCAGCCAACGCTCCAGGGCTTCCGACAGACTGTCCTTGCTGAGAGGCTTGGTCAGGAAGTCATCCATCCCCGCCGCCAGACAACGCCCCTCAAACTGCTCCTCAGTGGTGCTGGTCAGGGCAATGATCGGCAGGCGGTCATCCGGAGAATACTCACTCTCCCAAAGGCGCAACTGTTCGATAATTTCAGCACTGTGCGCGGTGTTCTGCTGGCAGTCGACCAACAGCAGGTCATAGTTGCTATCCGGCATCAATGCCAGTGCTGATTCTATCGAAGGCACGACTTCTACTTGATACCCGAGGGTCTGCAACATCTCTTCAGTGACCCCTTGATGCTGACGAGACTCCTCGATCAACAACAGCTTTCGCTTGCGGTTGATTTCCGCATTCGCACACACGACACGGCGGTTGGTTTTCTTGAGTCCGCCGAAGAGGCGCAATACCAGCGCATCGTGAAATTCCTTACGGGTGACCGGTCGAGGCAAATACTGTGCTTCTGGCTCAGCTGCCGCCAATGCCGCAAATTCCAGTT
It encodes:
- a CDS encoding arsenate reductase ArsC, which gives rise to MKLLFICTHNRCRSVLSEAVTNHAASGRLEARSAGSQPSGVVHPLSLKYLQARGIATTGLHSKSWDDLEDWKPDAVITVCDSAAGEACPIWLGDTVKVHWGLSDPSKLEASDDEVAAAFNETIDIIETRVARMLEENLDQKFGSELLEALLKLTQEQ
- a CDS encoding S1/P1 nuclease, which translates into the protein MQNLIRKALFAMALVLTVALPRPGFGWGADAHRATGEIAWQLLDADTQRTVVALLAVKGESSLAEAGTWADRIRGNENYNWAAPLHYINLPTTWEGYIKSQDCPSQGCIIEAIHHYRQQLSDKNLRESERAEALLFLVHFIEDLHQPMHTGLREDRGGNDAKRTFYGFETNLHALWDTYLPAGFLGDWQDFASAQVDQLSRKDLAAMAPGTPESWAEESHRLAHRNAYTDQKVLGEAYYQVNKPVVELRLRQGGTRLAAVLTAALKDG
- a CDS encoding metalloregulator ArsR/SmtB family transcription factor, with amino-acid sequence MNPVSIYKCLADDTRLRCLLLIASEDELCVCELMAALNESQPKISRHLAQLRQCDLLVDRRQGQWVFYRLNPSLPSWVKQVLETTLDANPGFIAPNATALTQMQSRPTRDGLCG
- a CDS encoding carboxy terminal-processing peptidase, producing MLSNRIAALISGLSISFLVLISPASLADVEDLKPHEDQGGTAREIVSKLEMLHYNKLKVGDEMSTGLWDEYIDSLDPTKSYFLSSDISEFRQWRTKLDDDLKAGNVDRGFEIYNRYRMRVSDRLNNILSQLDGGLPKFDFSKEESLELDREKSDWPQSISAADDLWRKRLKSSVLNLRLTDKSDEEIADLLQRRYKGQLKRLGQQNSDDVFELYMNSLTRLYDPHSNYLSPRSLENFNMSMSLSLEGIGAVLQMEDEYTKVARLVAGGPADRTGKVKPNDKIVAVGQDKEGEMVDVVGWRLDDVVDLIRGSAGTYVRLETIPTGGDGTHRTITIQRSKVKLEDQAAKKATFEFSDGEQSYKIGVINLPTFYIDFEAYRRRDPNYKSTTRDVARLLDELQKEGVDGVILDLRNNGGGSLQEATMLTDLFIDQGPVVQIRHANEQISRHNRSRSRAMYRGPLMVLINRLSASASEIFAGAIQDYNRGLVVGNQSFGKGTVQTMAPLKEGQLKITQSKFYRVSGDSTQHAGVSPDISMPQLIDSESVGESAYDTALPWDRIHAVRHAKYFNLKELVPELSRKHEKRTSVDPDFVFLREQFKYQTDRANKKFVSLNEQARIQEREDLNQEVLAMENKRRAAKGLEPYESFEALEKSESEDTETVGGPTEITLEDDPVLNEAGFIMADFVGLKKHKSAPQVANFD
- a CDS encoding TonB-dependent receptor, which gives rise to MKHSFFPRALLSAAVITALGIAPSVMAQQTTSSIRGIVTSEDGKPVENATLTIIHQPSNSRSVIQSNNSGRFSVSGLRVGGPYSVQVQSDSGEEVLNGIYLSLGNALDLPIDLDNDRLEVNAVEEVVVTAEAQVYANRGSSSIFGEDQINNLATFSRDLKEIVRANPLAVVSPDGNELSIAGTNPKYNSLTIDGVGINDTFGLQSNGYPTNRPPISLGAVEQISISYAPFDARMGKFTGGNINAVTKSGTNEFHGSAYMESVPWSGTAKDDKLPADGAVTKYDIDSEAETYGATFSGALIQDQLFFFSSYEKWEEDIAFNYNLNTLENHDVTPQELERVLGIMQDVYGLSDSVGSAPRPDSDEKFLVKVDWNIGDNHRADFTYSNQESRSARNYTDSDSTLNLSSNLWTLAQDTTYYTGHLFSDWSDVFSTEVNLSYKEYEQASLTNSNWGEINVRTANGTIVAGQDENRHANVLANEVWNFGVHGTYMANEVQYRFGAELEDTWNYNLYGRHAAGTFSFDSIDDLENREIASYQYSNAYTNDIQDIAYDVNGQTYSLYADATLEPFAGFELVAGLRYEMLSVEDSPNRNSNFEDTYGYANTENLDGRDILLLRVGFNWDLREDLTVRGGVGRFSGGMPLVWVSNAYTNDGATKDSFYTTGLDSSSVDPTGIPQVALDALAPGAGSTNSIDPDFELPSDWRYQIAADYIFAVPGLGDDFTWSTELTYVDRENSVYWRDLSRVDSGERVGDRIIWDNVYAGTEFEDNYDLELTNVDNGGRSIIWSTALDKAFNNGVSLNLSYTHQDITEVNPGTSSTAESNYQYEVVENRNVPLEGTAYYEIEHRLVLNLGYRKEFIQGYETNFNLFVERRSGRPFSWTLDSYRDAAFGDQTNFDDSDVYLAYIPSGADDPNMDFDNGLSYAEIMDMVRAAGVEGAAGGFVEKYSDNMPWVTTMDLAITQEVPGFMPEHRGLVYLTVDNFANLLNDDWGKVYDLEFPQQKLFDFAVNENGQYIYNEPFGGLNSKNYARFQTAESTWRVKLGLKYDF
- the arsB gene encoding ACR3 family arsenite efflux transporter; its protein translation is MGIFERYLSVWVALSIFAGLLLGNLAPGLFQAIAGMEIAHINLPIAVFIWVMIFPMMVQVDFSSIRHVGDKPKGLALTLVVNWLIKPFTMAALGWLFFRVLFADLVDPQTASEYIAGMILLGVAPCTAMVFVWSQLTRGDANYTLVQVSVNDVIMVFAFAPIAALLLGVSNITVPWDTLVISVVLYVLLPLVAGVLTRRVLDSANDHEKLNDFLHKAKPFSVAGLLATVVLLFGFQAETIIANPLAIVLIAIPLLIQTYGIFAISYAAAHRMQLPHKIAAPACMIGTSNFFELAVAVAISLFGLHSGAALATVVGVLVEVPVMLSLVAFANRTRHWFGAEA
- the xthA gene encoding exodeoxyribonuclease III, translating into MKVVSFNVNSIRARLHQLEALVQTQSPDIIGLQETKVTDEDFPEDVVRDLGYEVIYFGQKTHYGVALLSRYPFLKKQYGYPTDAEDAQRRLVAGQFDIGAAQPLTVINGYFPQGENRDHPIKFPAKQKYYADLDNYLNSECDKNAPVLVIGDVNVSPTDLDIGIGEPNRKRWLRDGKCSFLPEEREWLEKIQNWGLVDTFRAQNPETNDLFSWFDYRSKGFDREPRRGLRIDLILASQSLADNCIATGIDYDIRGMERPSDHAPVWAEFKV
- the arsH gene encoding arsenical resistance protein ArsH; protein product: MDDLLNIQPDCFQDTDLGQLQSPILESKPKILLLYGSLRQRSFSRLAAEEAQRILESLGAETRIYNPSGLPLPDDTGAEHPKVQELRALANWCDGMVWSSPERHGAMTGIMKAQIDWIPLALEGVRPTQGKTLAVMQVCGGSQSFNAVNQMRVLGRWMRMVTIPNQSSVPKAWLEFDDNDRMKPSSFYDRIVDVMEELMKFTYLLKDKRDYFTDRYSERKETSEEFRKRIDQRSM